In Capsicum annuum cultivar UCD-10X-F1 chromosome 7, UCD10Xv1.1, whole genome shotgun sequence, one genomic interval encodes:
- the LOC107876343 gene encoding receptor-like protein Cf-9 homolog: MQAPRHLHLVVVRRIIRYFRGTSNHGLLFPSGSPIRLNAFSDSDWAGCSDTRRSVISWCMFLGDSLISWKSKKQDHVSKPSIEDEYRAMSTACSKIVWLRGLLAEIGFPQLILLLSMLTIQKKLTVDSSASSDAYCEIVYGQMPHQKTSSWNMSNNCCSWDGVTCDEMTGHVIELDLRCSQIVGKIDSNSSLFQLSHLQRLDLSYNDFSGSHLSPKFGSCHVDVSLFSEFKYLSFLDLSYNSTSFTNENKVIFTWLESLDTLLLAACEVKELEFLRSAKQLGELDLSNNKLQGRIPDWAWSNWMFSMQSLNLSHNMLPSVDSIPLQHLDTIDLRYNLLQGSLPISPNLTRYFFISENNLSEEIPSSICNLTSLVILDLGRNNSRGEIPQCLGNITALTVLDIRHNNISGNLPRAFSNGCSLTRLNLHGNKLEGKIPRSLANCKELQVLDLGDNHLIGTFPMCLGTLPKLQVLSLRSNELHGSIRTPTVETIFPNLRMLDLTSNGLELEVVRILSLYTTVNLSNNKFEGHIPSIVGDLVALRVLNLCHNRLEGHIPPSLGNLSVVESLDLSGNHLVGEIPAQFSSLTYLKVLNLSHNYLQGCILQGPQFATFENNSYEGNDGLCGFPVSQGCGNDHVSNTVSGLDDQESDFEFLNDFWKAALMGYGSGLCIGLSIIYIMISTRNPIWLARIILKLEHKIIMRRKKKQRRLRNNRRRNNPL, translated from the exons ATGCAAGCTCCCCGTCATCTTCATTTGGTAGTTGTTCGTCGCATCATTCGATACTTCCGAGGAACATCTAATCATGGATTATTATTTCCTAGTGGTTCGCCTATTCGTCTTAATGCTTTTAGTGATTCTGATTGGGCAGGATGTTCTGACACTCGTCGTTCGGTTATTAGTTGGTGCATGTTTCTTGGAGATTCTTTGATATCTTGGAAGAGTAAGAAGCAAGACCATGTGTCAAAACCTTCAATAGAGGATGAATATCGAGCAATGTCTACTGCTTGCTCCAAGATTGTGTGGCTTCGTGGATTACTTGCTGAGATTGGATTTCCTCAATTAATCCTACTCCTCTCCATGCTGACAATACAA aaaaagcttACTGTAGATTCCTCTGCCTCTAGTGATGCTTATTGTGAAATAGTCTACGGTCAGATGCCTCATCAAAAAACGAGTTCATGGAACATGAGCAACAATTGCTGCTCATGGGACGGAGTGACGTGTGATGAGATGACAGGCCATGTCATTGAGCTTGACCTCCGTTGCAGTCAAATTGTGGGGAAGATTGATTCCAATAGCAGCCTTTTCCAactctctcatctccaaaggcTTGATCTTTCTTATAATGACTTCTCAGGTTCTCACCTCTCCCCTAAATTCGGCAG ttGTCATGTGGATGTCAGCCTCTTTTCAGAATTCAAATATCTTTCGTTTCTTGATCTTTCATACAATAGTACCTCATTTACCAATGAGAACAAAGTTATTTTTACTTGGCTAGAATCTCTTGATACGTTACTATTGGCCGCATGTGAAGTGAAAGAATTGGAGTTTCTAAGATCCGCAAAGCAGCTTGGGGAGTTGgatctttcaaataataagcttcAAGGAAGGATTCCTGATTGGGCATGGTCTAACTGGATGTTTTCAATGCAAAGTCTTAATTTATCCCACAACATGCTGCCAAGTGTGGATTCAATCCCTCTACAACATTTAGATACCATTGATTTGCGATACAATTTGCTTCAGGGTTCACtaccaatttcaccaaatttGACAAGATATTTCTTCATATCAGAAAATAATCTTAGTGAAGAAATTCCTTCATCTATTTGCAATTTGACTTCACTGGTGATACTTGATTTGGGAAGAAACAATTCGCGTGGAGAAATTCCTCAATGTTTGGGAAATATCACTGCTCTCACGGTTTTAGATATACGACATAACAATATTTCTGGGAATCTTCCAAGAGCTTTCAGCAATGGATGTTCACTGACAAGGCTCAACTTGCATGGCAATAAACTAGAGGGGAAAATTCCCCGATCTTTGGCCAATTGCAAAGAGTTGCAGGTTCTTGACTTAGGAGATAATCATCTCATTGGCACATTCCCGATGTGTTTGGGAACTCTTCCAAAGTTGCAAGTCTTAAGCTTGAGATCCAATGAATTGCATGGCTCCATCAGAACTCCAACTGTTGAAACCATATTTCCTAATCTTCGAATGTTAGATCTCACTTCGAAT GGATTGGAGCTTGAAGTTGTGAGAATCTTGTCTTTGTACACCACTGTCAatctttcaaacaacaaatttgaAGGACATATTCCAAGTATTGTGGGAGATCTTGTTGCACTTCGCGTGCTGAATTTATGTCATAATAGATTGGAAGGTCATATACCGCCATCACTTGGAAATTTATCTGTAGTCGAGTCATTGGACCTATCAGGTAACCATCTTGTAGGAGAGATACCAGCACAATTTTCTTCTCTTACATATCTCAAAGTCTTAAATCTCTCCCACAATTATCTTCAAGGATGTATCCTTCAAGGACCTCAATTCGCTACATTCGAGAACAATTCATATGAAGGCAACGATGGATTATGTGGATTCCCAGTTTCACAAGGCTGTGGCAATGATCATGTGTCCAATACCGTATCTGGACTAGATGATCAAGAAAGCGATTTTGAGTTTCTCAATGATTTTTGGAAAGCGGCTCTTATGGGTTATGGAAGTGGACTATGTATTGGATTATCCAtaatatatatcatgatctcaaccAGAAATCCTATATGGCTTGCAAGAATCATTTTGAAACTGGAGCACAAAATTATTATGAGAAGGAAAAAGAAGCAGCGACGTCTAAGGAATAACAGAAGAAGAAACAATCCCTTGTAG